The genomic stretch AAATTTATTGACATATATATTCATATATCGTAATATATGAATATAGTAATGTTATATGACAGTAGTTATTTTTGCAGTTAAGGAAAGAGGCTCATATGGATAATAACATTGATAATTATACGGAAGCTGCTGAGATTCTGAAGGTTCTTGCTCATCCGGTTCGACTTTGTATGGTTAATGGTCTGCTGGAGAAGGGGGAATGCAATGTAAGCTTTATGCAGTCCTGTTTAAAGACACCCCAGTCAACGGTATCCCAGCACTTGCAGAAATTAAAATCTGCAGGGATTATAGAAGGTCGCAGAGAAGGTCTGGAAATATACTACCGGATAAAAGATGAGAGAATCGGAGAACTTGTACGGATTCTTACAAGTAATACGGGCAGAAAAAAATAGAGACGAGACAGAAGCGGACAGAAGAAAGCCAATGAAACAGAAGAACGCGGGAGAAACAGTAGTAAGCTGGTGAAATAGAAGTAAGCAGAAAACAGAAACAGACAAAATCATAACAGAAAAAAGGATAAAAAAACAACCAGACAGAAGCATGGCAGAAAGAAGACAGAAGACAGAAGTGGAATAGAGGCATAAGTTGTTCTTGGTCCTATGTCAAGATTTAGTACAAATTAAAATGAGAAGTTCTGCATGTTAAGCAGCAGGCAGAGACTTAGCCCTCTCATACAGTTTTTCATATTCGTCTGGAGACAAATAATCACAATAGCTGTGTATTCTGACGGTGTTATAAAAGGCTTCAATATATTCAAAAACAAGCTTATATGCATGGTTGTAGTTATGAATACTAAACCGGTTCAACCATTCTCGTTTGATGAGAGAATGGAAAGATTCAATACAGGCATTGTCGTAAGGATAGCCAGTATGAGAATAACTTCGTTGCATATTTACAGTGGCTTCTCGCCAGGCATTAGAAACATACTGGCTACCACGGTCTGAGTGTATAATCAAAGGAAAATCGGTGTCTCGACAAGCTTTTGCTTTATTGATTGTTTCGATAACGGAACACACTTCCATAGTATCAGAAAGAGTCCAGGCAATAATCTTTCTCGCAAATAAGTCCATAACGCAGTTGAGATAGACAAATCCGTCCTGTGTCCAAATGTAAGTGATATCGGTACACCAGACAGCATTAGGGCGTTCTGGATTAAACTGTTCATCAAGAATGTTGTGAAGTTCATCACTGAAATCAGAGTCTCTGGTTGTAGTGGTCCAAGGTCTAATCCACTGAGCTTTGATACCCATTTCACGCATGTATTTACCTACTGTGCGCTGGGCAATGGTTTCCCCAGATTTGCGAAGTTCCTTGGTGATTTTAGGAGCGCCGTAATTCTGTTTTGAACTATCATAAATCTTCTGGATTTCCTTTTTGACAGCCTCTTTACGTTGCTTGGTGGAAGAGACTTTTCGGTTCAGAAAAGCATGATATCCAGAGCGAGACACGCCTAAAAATTTCAGCATTCCGGAAGTAGAGACTCGGCGTTTTGTGACTTTAGATGCCTCTACCTTGGCAGAAACTTCGGTATAGATAGCTTCTGTCAATCTTTCCCCAGAATGCCGATGGCTTTTTTTAACACATCAAGTGCATCCTGAGCGTCACGGAGCTCACGTTTGAGACGAGCGATTTCCTTTTGTTCATCTGATTCGTAGTTACCGGAACCTCTAACGGGAATGTCACCATCATGGTCACGGAACTGAGCCTCCCATTTGGCTAAGGTACTTATACCAATTCCGAGATTCTTGGCACATTCAACCTGTGTAAGATCAGGATGTTCCTTGCGATAGTTGATAGCATCCAACTTGAACTGCTTAGTGTGTTGTTTTGATTTTCTTGGCATAATGAGTTCCTCCTCTTGTTATTATACATTATTTCAAGGGATTGTCTCATTTTGTTTTGTACTAATTAGATGCTAACATCATCTTTACTTGTTTGCGGTGTGCATAGGGTTATAAAAGTAGAGATTATAAACATTTCTTCAACAACGGTTTATAAATATCCTGAGAAAGAGGGTATTTAGAAAAGAGGTTATTATGAGTAAAAAGGTATTGATTATAGGAGGAGTTGCCGGAGGTGCATCTGCTGCGGCAAGGCTAAGAAGACTCGATGAAAACATAGAGATTATCCTGTTCGAACGGGATGGTTATATCTCTTATGCTAATTGTGGTCTTCCTTATTATATCGGTGAGACCATTAAGGAGAGGGAGAATCTTCTGGTTCAAACACCGGAGTCTATGAAAGCACGCTTTGGAATTGACATTCGAATACACAGTGAAGTGATTTCGGTAGATACAAAGAAAAAGAGTGTTTCTGTTATAAGCAGGGATCAGGGAGAATATGAAGAAAGCTTTGACAGTCTTATCCTGTCACCTGGAGCAAAAGCATTCAGACCCGGTATTGAGGGAATCAACAGCAGCCGTATCCATACACTTCGCAATGTTCCGGATACCGATAAGATAAAAGCTTATGTAGACGAAATGAAACCCAAAAGCGCAATTGTAATCGGAGGAGGTTTTGTCGGCGTAGAAATGGCAGAAAACCTGACAGAAAGGGGAATTAAAACGACGCTGGTGGAAGCTGCTCCTCATATTCTTGCTCCTTTTGATGGGGATATGGTAGTTACAGCGGAGAGAGAGCTAGAGCAGAATGGCATTCAACTTCAGTTAAATGACGGTATAGTTGCCTTTACTGATACACCACAGGAGACTAAGGTTCAGCTTAAGAGCGGCAAGAGCCTTGAAGCAGAACTGGTTATCCTTGCTATGGGAGTAAGACCGGATACGGATTTTCTTCGGGACAGCGGAATAGAGCTTGGTGAAAGAGGACATATCAAGGTAAATGGTCATATGGAAACCAATGTGAAAAATATTTATGCTGTAGGTGATGCCATAGAAGGTGTAGATTATGTGACCGGAGAGGCAGCAGCGGTAGCTTTGGCAGGACCGGCAAATAAGCAGGGACGAATTGCTGCCGATAATATAGCAGGAATCCCTTCTCACTTCGATGGTTTTCTCGGTACTTCTATTATTAAGATCTTTGGAATGACAGCAGCTAGAACGGGAGTCAATGAAAGAGGTCTTAAGGCTGCTGGTTTGGATTATAAAATGGTGCATCTGCATCCCATGTCCCATGCCTCCTATTATCCAGGAGCATTTAATATTTCCCTTAAGCTGCTATTTGACCTGGAGGGGAAAATACTTGGAGCTCAGGCGATTGGTTACGAGGGAGTGGATAAGCGAATGGACGTTATAGCAGCGGTTATGGGCATGAAGGGAAGTGTTTCGGATCTAACAAAACTGGAATTGTCTTATGCCCCCCCATATTCTTCAGCCAAAGATCCTGTTAATATGGCAGGTTATGCCGCTGAAAATGTACTGAAAGGTTACAGCCACCTCACTACCTGGGAGGAGGTATTAGGCCGTGAAGAGGATTATCTTCTGGTAGATGTAAGGAATGAAGAAGAATATGAACTAGGTCATGTAGAAGGTGCAATTAATCTTCCCCTTAACAATCTGCGAAGCAGGTTGAATGAATTGGATAAGGAACAGAAGATAGTTGTATATTGCCAGGTAGGGTTAAGAGGCTATATCGCTGATAGAATACTTACACAGCATGGATACCAGGTACAGAACGTTACAGGTGGTTATGTAGGTGCCAAAGACTACTTGTACAATACGAAGGATAGCAGAGAGCCGGACAGAACAGAAGTAAAGGCTGCAGATTTAGAGGAGAGCAACGCAGAGAATGGCAAAGACAATATCGGAAATGTTATAGCAGTTACTGCAGATGTGGATGCAAAGGTATGTGAAGAGGATATAATAATTCATGAAACACTGGATGCCACAGGATTATGCTGTCCCGGACCGCTTCTTAGAGTAAAACAGGCAGTTGATAAGTTAACTGAAGGAGAAACAATCAAAGCAGTTGCCTCTGATCCAGGATTTTACGAGGATATTAAGGCCTGGTGTAAAAATACCGGGAATCAACTTCTGATGCGAAAGAAAGAACAGGGGAAAGTTCTTGCTGTAATTCAAAAAGGAGAGGTTACAAAGACTGAAAGTCAACTCCAAACAAGCACAGAGAAAAATAATAAGACCATGGTGGTATTCAGCGGTGATTTGGATAAAGCCATAGCTTCCTTTATCATAGCAAACGGAGCTGCCTCTATGGGAAGAAAAGTAACCATGTTCTTTACCTTCTGGGGACTGAATATATTAAGGAAGCCAAAGAAGATTAAGGTGAAGAAAGGCTTCATGGATACTATGTTTGGCGGAATGATGCCAAGAGGCAGCAGGAAACTTAAGCTCTCTAACATGAATATGATGGGAATGGGAGCACAGATGATTCGTAAGGTCATGAAGGATAAAAATGTGGATTCCCTGGAAAGCCTTATTGAAACCGCTATAGCCGGCGGAGTGGAAATTGTAGCCTGCCAGATGTCTATGGATGTGATGGGATTAAAGCAGGAGGAGCTGATAGACGGTATAAAGATTGGCGGTGTAGGCTACTATCTGGGAGAAGCAGAAGAGTCAAATGTAAACTTGTTTATTTAAACGCAAAAGTTGCTGCATAGGTTAAAGAATTTACTCAGGACTACAGTAAAATTCAATAACTGATTGCAGCAGCTTTTTTTCATTGTAATTATTCATCGAATAAGGTAAAATAAACTCTGCACGTTTTGAAGGAGTAAGGTAAAATATATTTGTATGTGTTGGAAGGCCAAGTGACAGAAATCAGTTAGAGAAATAAATGGATGCAAGAAGTAACAGAAATCATTTTAAGAAATAATTGGATGTAAGAAGTAACAGAAATCATTTTGAGAAATAAATGGATTAAGAAGTAACAGGAAATCATTTTATGAAATAATTGGATGTAAGAAGTAACAGAAATCATTTTAAAAAATAAATGGATGTAATCAGAAGTGACAAAAAGCAGTTAGATAATGAAGTGATGGTTTAAACAGTAATAAAAGAATTGATAACTTTTTAAATAAAAGAATTGATAGCTTATTAAAAAAAGAATTGTTAGCTATATAAATAAAAGAATTATATATTTAATTAATAGTAAGAAAAATAAAAAGCAGATATAATCAATAAGATTATTTGATTATTAAATATCAGATTACTGGGTGAAAATCCACGAAACTGTGGGTATAATTTATTATAAGGGATAGTCTGAATTATTGAAATAAATACACATCTAGATTTGTGGGATTGCCCCATCTGCAGGCAGATGAGGTGAGCAAGGGGAACCGGAATGGACAACTCAAATAATGATACAAAATTATATACTGTAAGTGCAATATCAGAGGAAGCCTATTATGAGGACTGTATCCTTTGTCCAAGAAACTGTCATGTTAATAGACGAAAGGGGACTTTGGGCTTTTGCAGAGCGGGTGCTTCTATAACGGCAGCGAGAGCAGCCCTGCATTACTGGGAAGAGCCCTGCATATCGGGAGCCAACGGTTCCGGAACAGTTTTTTTCACCGGTTGCTCCTTAGGCTGTGTTTATTGTCAGAATTATAATATCTCAAGGAACCAGACCGGAAAAGAAATAACCACTGAACGCCTGGCTGAAATATTTCTGGAATTGCAGGGACAGAAAGCG from Anaerocolumna sp. AGMB13020 encodes the following:
- a CDS encoding ArsR/SmtB family transcription factor, whose amino-acid sequence is MDNNIDNYTEAAEILKVLAHPVRLCMVNGLLEKGECNVSFMQSCLKTPQSTVSQHLQKLKSAGIIEGRREGLEIYYRIKDERIGELVRILTSNTGRKK
- a CDS encoding IS3 family transposase → MTEAIYTEVSAKVEASKVTKRRVSTSGMLKFLGVSRSGYHAFLNRKVSSTKQRKEAVKKEIQKIYDSSKQNYGAPKITKELRKSGETIAQRTVGKYMREMGIKAQWIRPWTTTTRDSDFSDELHNILDEQFNPERPNAVWCTDITYIWTQDGFVYLNCVMDLFARKIIAWTLSDTMEVCSVIETINKAKACRDTDFPLIIHSDRGSQYVSNAWREATVNMQRSYSHTGYPYDNACIESFHSLIKREWLNRFSIHNYNHAYKLVFEYIEAFYNTVRIHSYCDYLSPDEYEKLYERAKSLPAA
- a CDS encoding transposase; the protein is MPRKSKQHTKQFKLDAINYRKEHPDLTQVECAKNLGIGISTLAKWEAQFRDHDGDIPVRGSGNYESDEQKEIARLKRELRDAQDALDVLKKAIGILGKD
- a CDS encoding CoA-disulfide reductase, producing the protein MSKKVLIIGGVAGGASAAARLRRLDENIEIILFERDGYISYANCGLPYYIGETIKERENLLVQTPESMKARFGIDIRIHSEVISVDTKKKSVSVISRDQGEYEESFDSLILSPGAKAFRPGIEGINSSRIHTLRNVPDTDKIKAYVDEMKPKSAIVIGGGFVGVEMAENLTERGIKTTLVEAAPHILAPFDGDMVVTAERELEQNGIQLQLNDGIVAFTDTPQETKVQLKSGKSLEAELVILAMGVRPDTDFLRDSGIELGERGHIKVNGHMETNVKNIYAVGDAIEGVDYVTGEAAAVALAGPANKQGRIAADNIAGIPSHFDGFLGTSIIKIFGMTAARTGVNERGLKAAGLDYKMVHLHPMSHASYYPGAFNISLKLLFDLEGKILGAQAIGYEGVDKRMDVIAAVMGMKGSVSDLTKLELSYAPPYSSAKDPVNMAGYAAENVLKGYSHLTTWEEVLGREEDYLLVDVRNEEEYELGHVEGAINLPLNNLRSRLNELDKEQKIVVYCQVGLRGYIADRILTQHGYQVQNVTGGYVGAKDYLYNTKDSREPDRTEVKAADLEESNAENGKDNIGNVIAVTADVDAKVCEEDIIIHETLDATGLCCPGPLLRVKQAVDKLTEGETIKAVASDPGFYEDIKAWCKNTGNQLLMRKKEQGKVLAVIQKGEVTKTESQLQTSTEKNNKTMVVFSGDLDKAIASFIIANGAASMGRKVTMFFTFWGLNILRKPKKIKVKKGFMDTMFGGMMPRGSRKLKLSNMNMMGMGAQMIRKVMKDKNVDSLESLIETAIAGGVEIVACQMSMDVMGLKQEELIDGIKIGGVGYYLGEAEESNVNLFI